GGTCAGCCAGGGCGCGGCGGTCAGCAGCACGATCAGCGGTCCCCAGCCGCCGACCGCGAGGCAGGCGCCGCGGAGTGCCCCGGCCGTGCCGAGCGCACGCTCCGCCCGGGACTGGGCGTCGACCGCGTCCGCGACCACCCCGGTCGCCCAGTCGCCGGCACCGGCCGCGGTCACGTCCCGGTGCGCGCGCAGCATCGGCTCCGCGGTCGCGGCCAGGTCCTCGTCCGCACGCACATAGGACAGTTGGCGCCGCGCCAGGCGCGGCAGGAGCAGCGCGAACAACCCCAGACCGAGCAGCAGCGGTACGGCGACCAGCCCGGCCAGCACCGGCGCCAGCGCGAGGAGACCGGCGATCGCGGCGGCCAGGCTGAACACGAAGCCGCGCACGGTGGTGAGCAGCCCGGCGAGCGTGTCCCGGACCACCTCCACCTGACGGGTCAGCTTGGCCACGGCCGCGCGGTCCGGCCGGGCCGCGCCGCGCAGCGCGTCGGTCACCACCCGGCGCACCAGCCGGTCCCGGAACGGTTCGACCACGTCCCCGAGCCGGCGGTACGCGACCCGTGCGCCGGCCGCGCCCACGCACGCGGCCAGCCCGTAGCCGCCGAGCCAGGCCAGCCCGGTGCCGACGTCACCGGCGAGGAAGCCGTCGTCGATCGCGCGCGCGGTGGCGTATCCGCTGATCAGCGCGGGCGCGGTCTCGGCCAGCGACGCGACGGCCAGGCCGGCGACGGCACGCCGGTCCCGCCAGAGCTCCTGCCGCGTGTAGCGGGTGGCCGCGCCCATCAGCCGGCACCGCGCCCACCGCCGGCGACGGGCCGCGACCCGGTCCGCACCCCGTGCCGGCCCGGCCGGGCGGCCGGCGGCGTCTCGCCGGACGTGCGCGGTGCCGCCACCGGGGACGCACCGGCGAAGACCGCGCGGTAGGCCGGGTCGGCCCAGAGCACCCGGTGCGGGGCGAACGCGCGCAGCCGGCCGCCGTCGAGCCAGGCGACCAGGTCGGCGCGGGCGGCGGTGGCCCGGCGGTGGGTGACCAGCAGCCGGGTGACGCCGTGCGCGTGCCGGGTCAGGGCCGCGCCGATCCGCGCCTCGGTCACGCTGTCCACACTGGACGACGCGTCGTCCAGCACCAGCAGCCGGGCGCCGTGCAGCGCGCGGGCCAGGCCGAGCCGCTGCGCCTCGCCGCCGGACATCGGCGCGTCCGCCAGCGGCGTGTCGTACCCGCGGGGAAGCCGCCGGACGTAGTCGTCGATGGCGGCGACGCGGGCGGCCTCGGCGACGAAGCCGGGGTCGCGGCCCATCGCGATCGCGTCGCCGATCGTGCGGCCGGCCAGCGCCGGCCGCTCGAAGCCGTAGCCGACCGCGACCGCGAGCGCGTCCCGGGACAGCGCGGGCAGCGGCACGCCGTCGAGCCGGACCGTGCCCTCGTCCGGGTCGCGCAGCCGCCCGGCGACCGCGGCGAACGTGGACTTGCCGGCCCCGGACCGGCCGACCACCGCGACCACGGCGCCGCCGGGCACGGCCAGCGTGAGCCGGTCCAGCAGCACCCGCCCGTCCTCGGCCCGGACCGTGACGCCCTCGAGACGCAGCTCCCCCACTCCATGATCAACGTGTCCGGCGGGCCGGATCGGGGACGTCCCGGTGCGGGCCGGGGGCAGGTGACGGGCGCCGTGCGGGCGGGGGCGCTCAGTGATGATCTCGGCGGCGCGGGTGGCGCCGCTGCGCGCGCGGACCAGGCGGTTGAGCGTGCCCAGGATCGCGCCGAGGCCGGCGCCGAGGGCCGCGTACTGCAGCGCCGCGATCAGCTCGCCGGGCGTGAGCCGGCCGGCGGTGAGCAGCACGCCGGCGACCGCGACCACGACGATCTGGGTGAGCGGCCCGAGCACCGCGGTCCGGCCGGCCGCGACCGCGAGCGCGGACCACGTACCCCGGCCGTGTTTCCCCAGCTCGGGCAGGGGCCGCAGGACGCGGCGGATCTCGGTCTCCGCGGTACCGGCCGCCGCGATCGTGCGTGCGCCGGTCATCGCCTCGGCGAGCAGCGCCGCGATGTCGCCCTGCACGCGCTGGTAGCCGCGGGCGAACGTGGACGCGCTGAGCACGAATCCGCGCAGCAGCGCGGTGAGCAGCAGCAACCCGGCGACGAGCGCGACCGCGAGCCACGGGTCGATCAGCGCGAGCGCGACCAGGCTGCCGATCGGTGGCAGCACGGAGACGAGACCGCCGATGGTGGCGCCGACCGCGGACCCGGCGTCCGCGGCCTGGGTGCCGAGCCGCGCGACCAGGTCACCGGCCGGGCGGCCGATCGGGTGCGGGAGCGTGAAGATCCGGCTGAGCAGCGCGCGGCGCAGGTGCGCGGTGGCGCGGGCGGTGCCGGTGGCGGCGGCGAGGTCGGTGAGCACGTCCGCGACCGCGGCGACGACGACCAGCGCGGCCGTGATGCCGATCCAGGCGTGCGCGGAGCCGGCGAACACCGCGTCGACCGTGCGGCCGATCGCGGCGGGGACGAGCAGCGCCGCGACCGCGCCGATGATCGACGCGACCGCCAGCAGGACCGCGTGACCGCCGGCCGCGCGCACGCAGCCGAGCAGGATGCGGTTC
This genomic window from Catenuloplanes niger contains:
- a CDS encoding ABC transporter ATP-binding protein — encoded protein: MTNRILLGCVRAAGGHAVLLAVASIIGAVAALLVPAAIGRTVDAVFAGSAHAWIGITAALVVVAAVADVLTDLAAATGTARATAHLRRALLSRIFTLPHPIGRPAGDLVARLGTQAADAGSAVGATIGGLVSVLPPIGSLVALALIDPWLAVALVAGLLLLTALLRGFVLSASTFARGYQRVQGDIAALLAEAMTGARTIAAAGTAETEIRRVLRPLPELGKHGRGTWSALAVAAGRTAVLGPLTQIVVVAVAGVLLTAGRLTPGELIAALQYAALGAGLGAILGTLNRLVRARSGATRAAEIITERPRPHGARHLPPARTGTSPIRPAGHVDHGVGELRLEGVTVRAEDGRVLLDRLTLAVPGGAVVAVVGRSGAGKSTFAAVAGRLRDPDEGTVRLDGVPLPALSRDALAVAVGYGFERPALAGRTIGDAIAMGRDPGFVAEAARVAAIDDYVRRLPRGYDTPLADAPMSGGEAQRLGLARALHGARLLVLDDASSSVDSVTEARIGAALTRHAHGVTRLLVTHRRATAARADLVAWLDGGRLRAFAPHRVLWADPAYRAVFAGASPVAAPRTSGETPPAARPGRHGVRTGSRPVAGGGRGAG